The following proteins come from a genomic window of Enterobacter chengduensis:
- the prlC gene encoding oligopeptidase A: MTNPLLTPFSLPPFSKILPEHVVPAVTQSLDNCRAAVESVVAQGAPYTWENLCQPLAEVDDVLGRIFSPVSHLNSVKNSPELREAYEQTLPLLSEYSTWVGQHEGLYKAYRDLRDGDHYAELNTAQKKSVDNALRDFELSGIGLPKEKQTRYGEIAARLSELGNQYSNNVLDATMGWTKLITDEAELAGMPESALAAAKAQAEAKEQDGYLLTLDIPSYLPVMTYCDNQALREEMYRAYSTRASDQGPNAGKWDNSPVMAEILALRHELAQLLGFENYADKSLATKMAENPQQVLDFLTDLAKRARPQGEKELAQLRAFAKAEFGVDELQPWDIAYYSEKQKQHLYSISDEQLRPYFPENKAVNGLFEVVKRIYGITAKERTDIDVWHPDVRFFELYDEKNELRGSFYLDLYARENKRGGAWMDDCVGQMRKADGSLQKPVAYLTCNFNRPVNGKPALFTHDEVITLFHEFGHGLHHMLTRIETAGVAGISGVPWDAVELPSQFMENWCWEPDALAFISGHYETGEPLPKELLDKMLAAKNYQAAMFILRQLEFGLFDFRLHAEFSPEQGAKILETLAEIKKQVAVIPGPTWGRFPHAFSHIFAGGYAAGYYSYLWADVLAADAFSRFEEEGIFNRETGQSFLDNILTRGGSEEPMELFKRFRGREPQLDAMLEHYGIKG, encoded by the coding sequence ATGACCAATCCATTACTGACGCCTTTTTCGTTGCCGCCGTTTTCTAAAATCCTCCCCGAGCATGTGGTTCCAGCCGTGACGCAATCGCTGGACAACTGCCGCGCGGCGGTAGAAAGCGTGGTAGCGCAGGGCGCGCCGTACACCTGGGAAAATCTGTGTCAGCCGCTGGCCGAAGTGGACGACGTGCTGGGGCGTATCTTCTCCCCGGTGAGCCACCTGAACTCGGTAAAAAACAGCCCGGAACTGCGCGAAGCCTACGAACAGACCCTGCCGCTGCTCTCTGAGTACAGCACCTGGGTCGGCCAGCACGAAGGGCTCTACAAAGCCTACCGCGACCTGCGCGACGGCGACCATTATGCCGAGCTGAACACGGCGCAGAAAAAATCAGTCGATAACGCCCTGCGTGATTTTGAGCTGTCCGGGATTGGCCTGCCAAAAGAGAAGCAGACCCGTTACGGTGAAATTGCCGCGCGCCTGTCCGAGCTGGGCAACCAGTACAGCAACAACGTGCTCGACGCCACCATGGGCTGGACGAAGCTGATTACCGACGAAGCGGAGCTGGCGGGCATGCCGGAAAGCGCCCTGGCGGCAGCAAAAGCCCAGGCCGAGGCGAAAGAGCAGGACGGCTACCTGTTAACGCTGGATATCCCGAGCTATCTGCCGGTGATGACCTACTGCGACAACCAGGCCCTGCGCGAAGAGATGTACCGCGCCTACAGCACCCGCGCCTCCGATCAGGGGCCGAATGCCGGTAAGTGGGACAACAGCCCGGTGATGGCGGAAATCCTTGCCCTGCGCCACGAGCTGGCCCAGCTGCTGGGCTTTGAAAACTACGCCGACAAATCTCTCGCCACCAAAATGGCGGAAAACCCGCAGCAGGTGCTCGATTTCCTGACCGATCTGGCGAAACGCGCCCGTCCTCAGGGTGAGAAAGAGCTGGCCCAGCTGCGCGCCTTTGCGAAAGCGGAGTTCGGCGTGGACGAGCTGCAGCCGTGGGACATTGCCTACTACAGCGAAAAACAGAAGCAGCATCTCTACAGCATCAGCGACGAGCAGCTGCGCCCGTATTTCCCGGAAAACAAAGCCGTTAACGGCCTGTTTGAAGTGGTGAAGCGCATCTACGGCATCACCGCGAAAGAGCGTACCGATATCGACGTCTGGCATCCGGACGTGCGCTTCTTCGAACTGTATGACGAGAAAAACGAGCTGCGCGGCAGCTTCTACCTCGATCTCTACGCGCGTGAGAACAAGCGCGGCGGGGCGTGGATGGACGACTGCGTGGGCCAGATGCGTAAAGCCGACGGTTCCCTGCAAAAGCCGGTTGCCTACCTGACCTGTAACTTTAACCGTCCGGTAAACGGCAAACCCGCGCTGTTCACCCACGACGAAGTGATTACCCTGTTCCACGAGTTCGGTCACGGCCTGCACCACATGCTGACCCGCATCGAAACCGCAGGCGTGGCCGGCATCAGCGGCGTGCCGTGGGATGCGGTCGAGCTGCCAAGCCAGTTTATGGAAAACTGGTGCTGGGAGCCGGACGCGCTGGCGTTTATCTCCGGCCACTATGAGACCGGTGAACCGCTGCCGAAAGAACTGCTGGATAAAATGCTGGCGGCGAAGAACTACCAGGCGGCGATGTTTATCCTGCGTCAGCTGGAGTTCGGCCTGTTCGACTTCCGCCTGCACGCCGAGTTCAGCCCGGAGCAGGGGGCGAAAATCCTTGAAACGCTGGCCGAGATTAAAAAGCAGGTTGCCGTGATCCCTGGGCCAACCTGGGGCCGCTTCCCGCATGCGTTCAGCCACATCTTCGCGGGCGGCTACGCGGCGGGTTACTACAGCTACCTGTGGGCCGACGTGCTGGCGGCAGATGCCTTCTCCCGCTTCGAAGAAGAGGGGATCTTCAACCGCGAAACCGGGCAGTCGTTCCTCGACAACATCCTGACCCGCGGCGGCTCCGAAGAGCCCATGGAGCTGTTCAAACGCTTCCGCGGCCGCGAGCCTCAGCTGGATGCGATGCTTGAGCATTACGGGATCAAAGGCTGA
- a CDS encoding 23S rRNA (adenine(2030)-N(6))-methyltransferase RlmJ, whose amino-acid sequence MLSYRHSFHAGNHADVLKHTVQSLIIESLKEKEKPFLYLDTHAGAGRYQLSGEHAERTGEYLEGIAHIWQQDDLPAELEPYIGVVNHFNRNGQLRYYPGSPLIARQLLREQDSIQLTELHPSDFPLLRSEFQKDSRARVEKADGYQQLKAKLPPVSRRGLVLIDPPYEIKTDYQAVVTGIHEGYKRFATGTYALWYPVVLRAQIKRMIKDLEATGIRKILQIELAIRPDSDQRGMTASGMIVINPPWKLEAQMNNVLPWLHKTLVPAGTGHATVSWIVPE is encoded by the coding sequence ATGCTCAGTTATCGCCACAGCTTCCACGCTGGCAACCATGCCGACGTCCTCAAACACACCGTTCAGAGCCTGATCATCGAATCGCTCAAAGAGAAAGAGAAGCCGTTTCTCTATCTGGACACGCACGCGGGCGCGGGCCGTTATCAGCTGAGCGGCGAGCATGCCGAGCGTACCGGTGAATATCTGGAAGGGATTGCCCACATCTGGCAGCAGGACGACCTGCCTGCCGAGCTGGAGCCGTACATCGGCGTGGTGAACCACTTCAACCGCAACGGCCAGCTGCGCTACTACCCGGGCTCGCCGCTGATTGCCCGCCAGCTGCTGCGCGAGCAGGACAGCATTCAGCTGACCGAGCTGCATCCGAGCGACTTCCCGCTGCTGCGGTCTGAATTCCAGAAAGACAGCCGCGCGCGCGTGGAAAAAGCCGACGGCTACCAGCAGCTGAAGGCCAAGCTGCCGCCGGTTTCCCGCCGTGGCCTGGTGCTGATCGACCCGCCTTACGAAATTAAAACCGACTATCAGGCGGTGGTGACCGGCATCCACGAAGGCTACAAACGCTTCGCCACCGGGACATACGCCCTGTGGTATCCGGTGGTGCTGCGTGCGCAAATCAAGCGCATGATCAAGGATCTGGAAGCCACCGGCATCCGCAAAATCCTGCAGATCGAGCTGGCGATACGTCCGGACAGCGACCAGCGCGGCATGACCGCCTCGGGCATGATCGTCATTAACCCACCGTGGAAGCTCGAAGCGCAGATGAACAACGTGCTGCCGTGGCTGCACAAAACGCTGGTGCCGGCCGGTACGGGCCACGCTACCGTCAGCTGGATTGTGCCGGAGTAA
- the gorA gene encoding glutathione-disulfide reductase — MTKHYDYIAIGGGSGGIASINRAAMYGQKCALIEAKELGGTCVNVGCVPKKVMWHAAQIREAIHMYGPDYGFDTTLNHFDWDKLIASRTAYIDRIHTSYDNVLGKNNVDVIRGFARFVDAKTIEVNGETITADHILIATGGRPSHPNIPGVEYGIDSDGFFELPALPKRVAVVGAGYIAVELAGVINGLGAEAHLFVRKHAPLRSFDPLIVDTLVEVMNAEGPTLHTHAVPKAVVKNADGSLTLELEDGRSQTVDCLIWAIGREPANDNFNLAVTGVKTDEKGYIVVDKFQNTSVPGIYAVGDNTGAVELTPVAVAAGRRLSERLFNNKPDEHLDYSNIPTVVFSHPPIGTVGLTEPQAREQYGDDQVKVYKSAFTAMYTAVTSHRQPCRMKLVCVGPDEKIVGIHGIGFGMDEILQGFAVALKMGATKKDFDNTVAIHPTAAEEFVTMR, encoded by the coding sequence ATGACTAAGCATTATGACTACATCGCAATCGGCGGCGGCAGCGGCGGCATCGCCTCCATCAACCGTGCGGCCATGTACGGCCAGAAGTGCGCGCTGATTGAAGCCAAAGAACTTGGCGGCACCTGCGTAAACGTGGGTTGTGTACCGAAGAAAGTGATGTGGCATGCGGCGCAAATCCGCGAAGCGATCCATATGTACGGCCCGGACTACGGCTTTGACACCACCCTTAACCACTTCGACTGGGACAAGCTGATCGCCAGCCGTACCGCCTACATCGACCGTATTCACACCTCCTACGACAACGTGCTGGGCAAGAACAACGTCGACGTGATCCGCGGCTTCGCCCGCTTTGTGGACGCGAAAACGATCGAAGTGAACGGTGAGACGATCACCGCCGATCACATCCTGATCGCCACCGGCGGTCGTCCGAGCCACCCGAACATCCCGGGCGTGGAATACGGCATTGATTCCGACGGTTTCTTCGAGCTGCCTGCCCTGCCCAAGCGCGTTGCCGTGGTGGGCGCGGGCTATATCGCGGTAGAGCTGGCGGGCGTGATTAACGGCCTGGGCGCGGAAGCGCACCTGTTCGTGCGTAAACACGCGCCTCTGCGCAGCTTTGACCCGCTGATTGTCGACACCCTGGTTGAAGTGATGAACGCCGAAGGCCCGACCCTGCACACCCACGCCGTGCCAAAAGCGGTGGTGAAAAACGCGGACGGCAGCCTGACGCTGGAGCTGGAGGATGGCCGTAGCCAGACCGTCGATTGCCTGATCTGGGCGATTGGCCGTGAACCGGCGAACGACAACTTCAACCTGGCCGTCACCGGCGTGAAAACCGACGAAAAAGGCTACATCGTCGTTGATAAGTTCCAGAACACCAGCGTACCGGGCATTTACGCAGTCGGCGATAACACCGGCGCGGTTGAGCTGACCCCGGTGGCCGTTGCGGCGGGTCGTCGCCTCTCTGAACGCCTGTTTAACAACAAGCCGGATGAACATCTGGACTACAGCAATATCCCGACCGTGGTCTTCAGCCATCCACCAATCGGCACCGTTGGCTTAACCGAGCCGCAGGCGCGCGAGCAGTATGGCGACGACCAGGTGAAAGTGTATAAATCGGCGTTCACCGCGATGTACACCGCCGTCACCTCTCACCGTCAGCCGTGCCGCATGAAGCTGGTCTGCGTCGGCCCGGACGAGAAGATTGTCGGTATCCACGGCATCGGCTTCGGCATGGACGAGATCCTGCAGGGCTTCGCCGTGGCGCTGAAGATGGGCGCAACCAAGAAAGACTTCGACAACACGGTGGCCATCCACCCAACGGCGGCGGAAGAGTTCGTGACCATGCGTTAA
- a CDS encoding glycoside hydrolase family 5 protein: MKALIGLTLLLFCFAASSSDQMAFWDTPQHGGNSFNRLPPTQEYYDALRGYGATWVRLSYDKWKPAGRDFLLGNADGYRGLEAADLATLKDAIRKAHAAGLQVVIAPLSLPGMRWAQNNNNQFDDRIWQDKKYWQEAARFWRDLAQALKDEPGIAAWNLINEPAPEKRGNISEQASPEALKAWYQQQQSTARNLPALYNQIVAAIREVDATTPIMVDGGWYASARGFSGWPSALEDKRVLYSFHMYEPYDFTSAPNARRKVPFDYPGMVTFGGKKVKWDAAAIEKWMNAPFDWAKQNGIPANRVVAGEFGCVRTLPGCEQWLDDVLTVLDKHRAHWAFYAFREDAWDAMDYELGKKPVPWAYWKAIDDNTPDTLPRHSTEEFEPIAKRLKQGR; encoded by the coding sequence ATGAAAGCGCTTATTGGGTTGACCCTGCTTCTTTTTTGCTTTGCCGCCTCCTCGTCTGACCAAATGGCCTTCTGGGATACCCCTCAGCACGGTGGAAACAGCTTTAACCGCCTGCCGCCCACGCAGGAATACTACGACGCGCTGCGCGGCTATGGCGCGACGTGGGTTCGCCTGTCTTATGACAAATGGAAGCCTGCCGGGAGAGATTTCCTTCTCGGCAACGCCGACGGCTACCGCGGGCTCGAGGCCGCAGACCTCGCGACGCTCAAAGACGCCATCAGAAAAGCACACGCGGCCGGGCTACAGGTCGTCATTGCCCCCCTCTCTTTACCGGGCATGCGCTGGGCGCAAAATAACAATAATCAGTTTGACGACCGCATCTGGCAGGACAAAAAATACTGGCAGGAAGCGGCCCGGTTCTGGCGTGATTTAGCCCAGGCCCTGAAGGACGAACCGGGCATCGCCGCCTGGAATCTGATCAATGAACCCGCGCCCGAAAAAAGAGGCAACATTAGCGAGCAGGCATCGCCTGAGGCGTTAAAAGCCTGGTATCAGCAGCAGCAAAGCACGGCGCGTAACCTCCCCGCACTCTACAATCAGATCGTCGCCGCTATCCGCGAGGTCGATGCCACCACACCGATTATGGTCGATGGAGGCTGGTACGCCTCCGCGCGCGGTTTTTCCGGCTGGCCGTCCGCGCTTGAGGATAAACGGGTGCTGTACAGCTTCCACATGTACGAGCCCTATGATTTCACCAGCGCGCCAAATGCGCGCCGCAAGGTGCCGTTCGACTATCCCGGCATGGTCACGTTCGGCGGTAAAAAGGTGAAATGGGATGCTGCGGCCATAGAAAAATGGATGAACGCGCCCTTTGACTGGGCGAAGCAGAACGGCATTCCTGCCAACCGGGTTGTCGCGGGAGAGTTTGGCTGCGTTCGCACGCTGCCGGGCTGTGAGCAGTGGCTTGATGATGTCCTGACCGTCCTCGACAAGCATCGTGCACACTGGGCATTCTATGCTTTTCGTGAAGATGCCTGGGACGCCATGGACTATGAGCTGGGAAAAAAACCGGTGCCGTGGGCCTACTGGAAAGCCATCGACGATAATACACCTGATACCCTCCCGCGCCATTCCACCGAGGAATTCGAACCGATTGCAAAGCGGCTAAAACAAGGCCGGTGA
- a CDS encoding alpha,alpha-trehalase, whose translation MFNQKLQATENIEFEIAEELRYETDPCELKLDEMIEAEPEPEMIEGLPASDALTPADRYLELFEHVQSSRLFADSKTFPDCAPKMDPLDILIRYRKVRRHRDFDLRQFVENHFWMPETYGTEYVSDPGLSLKEHIDNLWPVLTREPQDHIPWSSLLALPQAYIVPGGRFSETYYWDSYFSMLGLAESGRNDLLKCMADNFAWLIERYGHIPNGNRTYYLSRSQPPVFALMVELFEEDGVRGAKRYLDHLKMEYAFWMDGAESLLLNQAYRSAVRMPDGSLLNRYWDDRDTPRDESWIEDVETARHSGRPPNEVYRDLRAGAASGWDYSSRWLRDPSRLASIRTTQFIPIDLNAFLFKLESAIANISASKGDKETAEAFRQKANDRRAAVNRYLWDDESGCYRDYDWRREELALFSAASIVPLYVGMATHEQAERLSDAVKARLLTPGGILATEYESGEQWDKPNGWAPLQWMAIQGFKQYGNDSLGDEIAWSWLHTVNHFYQKHHKLIEKYHIASSTPREGGGGEYPLQDGFGWTNGVVRRLIGLYGEP comes from the coding sequence ATGTTCAACCAGAAACTACAGGCTACCGAAAACATCGAGTTCGAGATTGCAGAAGAGCTGCGCTACGAGACCGATCCCTGCGAGTTGAAACTGGATGAAATGATTGAGGCGGAGCCGGAACCCGAAATGATCGAGGGGCTACCCGCCTCCGATGCGTTGACGCCCGCAGACCGCTACCTTGAACTGTTCGAACACGTGCAGTCGTCACGGCTGTTTGCGGACAGTAAAACCTTCCCCGACTGCGCGCCGAAGATGGATCCGCTGGATATCCTGATCCGCTACCGCAAGGTCAGACGCCACCGGGATTTCGACCTGCGCCAGTTTGTGGAGAACCACTTCTGGATGCCAGAAACCTACGGCACCGAATATGTCTCCGACCCGGGCCTCTCCCTGAAGGAGCACATTGATAATCTGTGGCCGGTGCTGACGCGCGAACCGCAGGATCATATTCCCTGGTCTTCCCTGCTGGCGCTGCCGCAGGCCTATATCGTGCCCGGCGGACGGTTCAGCGAGACCTACTACTGGGATTCCTATTTCTCCATGCTGGGGCTGGCGGAGAGCGGCCGTAACGATCTGCTCAAGTGTATGGCGGACAACTTCGCCTGGCTGATTGAACGCTACGGGCATATTCCCAACGGCAACCGTACCTACTATCTCAGCCGCTCGCAGCCCCCGGTCTTTGCGCTGATGGTGGAGCTGTTCGAGGAGGACGGCGTGCGCGGGGCGAAACGCTATCTGGATCACCTCAAAATGGAGTACGCCTTCTGGATGGACGGCGCGGAGTCGCTGCTGCTCAACCAGGCCTACCGCAGCGCGGTGCGCATGCCGGACGGTTCATTGCTCAACCGCTACTGGGATGACCGCGATACCCCGCGCGATGAGTCGTGGATTGAGGACGTGGAAACCGCCCGCCACTCGGGTCGTCCGCCTAACGAGGTGTATCGCGACCTGCGCGCGGGTGCGGCTTCCGGCTGGGATTACTCGTCCCGCTGGCTGCGCGATCCGTCGCGGCTCGCCAGCATCCGTACAACCCAGTTTATCCCTATTGACCTGAACGCCTTTCTGTTCAAGCTGGAAAGCGCGATCGCCAACATCTCCGCGTCGAAAGGGGATAAAGAGACGGCAGAGGCGTTTCGCCAGAAGGCCAACGATCGCCGCGCGGCGGTAAACCGCTATCTGTGGGATGATGAGAGCGGGTGTTACCGCGATTACGACTGGCGACGCGAAGAGCTGGCGCTGTTTTCGGCCGCCAGCATTGTGCCGCTGTATGTCGGTATGGCGACCCACGAGCAGGCCGAGCGCCTGTCGGATGCGGTCAAGGCGCGACTTCTGACCCCGGGCGGCATTCTGGCGACCGAGTATGAATCCGGCGAGCAGTGGGATAAACCCAACGGCTGGGCGCCGCTGCAGTGGATGGCGATCCAGGGGTTCAAGCAATACGGCAACGACTCGCTGGGAGATGAAATCGCCTGGAGCTGGCTGCATACGGTGAACCATTTTTATCAGAAGCATCACAAGCTGATTGAGAAGTACCACATCGCCAGCAGTACGCCGCGCGAAGGGGGCGGGGGTGAATACCCGCTGCAGGACGGCTTCGGCTGGACCAACGGCGTGGTGCGGCGACTGATTGGGTTGTATGGGGAGCCTTAA